The Phragmites australis chromosome 1, lpPhrAust1.1, whole genome shotgun sequence genomic interval TAGAGCATGTATAATAAGATGTttctaggtttttttttctcatttgctCATCTACAAGTCATGCTATCGAAGCGCGCGAACTTGCAGCTACCATGATGCCTGAGCGCCCAAGATTACATCTTGACGTAACCTTCACCGGTTTACGTAAGGCTGCAACCGCGCTCGTGACGTGGCGTCGCtgagggcatgtttgttttctATTGTGATTCTGAAAATCTGATTCTGGATTGTGGATTCTGAAAAAATGGATTGTGAAAAGTTGGATTATAAAAAGCTGAGTGTTGTTTGGCAACCATGGATTCTGGATGTCTTGGATGGTTGCTTTTTGTGTGTTATGTCTATAATAACCTCAACTGTTGGATTGAGTTTTAGAATATAGTTGGATCCCCAAACCTAGTTTTAGCTCATATATGATGTAGGACTCCATACGACGTGAGTGTTGACTACTGTAACTACATCCCATCTATTTCACTTTTGTTAGCTCGTGATGAGGCTTACAATAATGAAATTGACGCGAGTGTTGAGGCTTGCAATAaccgaagaagaaaaggaaggtaATCACACACCAAATAAAGATAACACCATTGATATAATTGTACTTTTGTCCCTAGAACATATCCTCTAATAGACATCAAGGATAGTAACAATCTACTCTCTTATAGAAAATAAAGCGTTAGCAAGATTATCACGAAAGGTATTCATGTCTCCATCTTCGCCTCCTAATCCATTGCAACCACCTCTTTGAGATGAAGATTATTGATCCTCACTTGGGATATAGTTTACGTCTTGATCACACCTTTCAAAATCTTCATCTATTAAAGCGCTTTCTCGAATAAACTTGTGAAGAGCCATGCATAcaataattatttttgtttgcttaaCCATAGGATAACAAGGCAAGTCCAATAATattctccacttcatcttcGAAACTCATGTTCAAACACATTGCAAAGGGATGAATCAAAATAATTAAACCTTTCCTTCTTACCACTAGGATGCGGGCCTTGTCAAAATTCCGGTAAATGATGCTTCACTCATTTGGATGGAGCTAGATACCCCACTCGATTAGGATAACCGGAGTCAATGAGATAATATTTTCCTAAAAAAGGACATGTAACATGATAAATACTTATGATAATGTTATAGTGAAACAAAAGTGGATAATATGAAAATATACCTTGTGGCGATATGGAAACTTGTCACCGTATTTGCATAAAGTATCATTGAACACCCTCATATCATGTACCGAGACTAGTCATTTGGCAACAACAAAGGTGAACCTCATGTCAAAGTCACATATGGCTAACATATTCTTCGTTGAATATCCATGGCGTCCCACGTGTGCAACCACCATAGAGAAAGGCACAACAACAGGTACATGCGTGCCATCTATTATGGCAAGAAACATGGATCTTCAAGTCTAGGATGCGCGATCTTGAACTTTGGATCCTCTTGGTTTGATAATATCTGCATCAAGGAGGTTGATACTATCCAACACTTGACGAAATTTCCTACTAATAATTTTAGTTGACCTCTCAAACCGGTTTCTAACTTGGCTACATGACTGTGGTGCCCTAATAGTCCATACAAATATGCCTAAAGATTCAATAGAACTCATGGCTCTAGTTAACTTCAAACTATAATTTGATACCAACAAGTCATGTAGCCTATCAAACAATGGTCTACTCATTCTAAACATGTTGTAGCACTCCATCGAATTGTTCAAGGTGTTCATTACCTAATCAAAACCTAAAATAATAGattctctcctcttcctcttgtttAAGAACTTATCACCATAGTACATACCAAAAGCACATGATATCGCTCTAAATTGTTCAAGACAACATTGTTGACTAATTACAATCTCAAAtattgcatcatcatcatcatcaccaccatTTGAACTCATCTACAAACAAATATAAAAGATAGGTTACACTTATGGCTCAAGTAGTAGTAAGGGTACAACCAATATTACATATAGATGATTCAAATAACAATAATACATAAAGATGGTTCAAATAATAACAATACACATAAAGATGGTTCAAATAACAACAATACATATAGATAGTTGGTTCAAATGGCACAAATAAAGATAGTTCAAATAACTACTTCTTATATTCCTCGCACCACCTCTTCAACCAATTGAACCTCCCTTCTTTGGTGGTTAAAGTGAGGAGTGTATCACGATATTTAGCTTAACAAAAAGCTTACTAGCCATGAAATTCTCTTCACTTCCTTgtatttctccacactccacaaccaaacccatcaTTTCCTTACTAGATTCCGACCTCAATGAACCTTGCATCACCTTGTTAGATACCGCACTAGAAGACTGCATAGTTTACAAATGCCTTTCATTATCTTAACCATAGTATTCTTCTTATGCTTCTTAGGGCTATTAGTATTGGGAGGCGCACATCGCTTCAATTCATTGGCACCTTTCCTATTGATGCTACTTTTCTTAAGGCCTTCATCATTATCCAATTGTTCCTTGTCGGcctttttattaatatcttcTCCCACTCCTTCACTCGGAACACAAGAAGAAAAACCATCAACATGACTATTCTTAAACATACTTTCAAGTTCTGTGAGATTTTTAGGTGGCCTATTCTAAAGCTTTTTTCATTCTTCATGTCCTTGAAAACCATAGAGTATTATGCATTTCAGTCTTGGCTACAATACAAAGAAATAGAATAAATGATATGGAAAAGTGGTTACCTAGTGTGCTATTTCCATCAACTGTTGCTTGCTACCAGTGTTCCTTTAATATTATACCATCTAAGTCATATTGCTTTATTAATGGTTAATCATAAGTTGTATAAGTCCCTCAGTCTATCCCATCAGTTTTTAAATTGTAGCGTTGTGTGTCTCTTTTCTGTCCTAACAAAGAACTTGTCATGTAGATTCTTATATCCTTTGATATTTAGATTTCCAAGAGGCATATTCCGAACATCTATTTCCTCcacacaaatttcacaaaacaacATATTATGAAATGTGTCCTAATTTACCTTATCTGGAACAAATTTTTCAGCATCTGTTTCCTCCatctatttttttcacaaataatTATGCAATTAGTAAGAAATAATGGAGCTCTTTTGATGAAAAAAAATGTAGATGCTATTCCAAACAACTTAAAGAAACGTATGGCTACAGAATAAGGTTAAATATACAATGTATGGTCATAGGAAAAAATTAATAAGGTTAGGCATATCGCTACAGAAGTCATATTACACTTTACGTATTGTTTTTGTCATAAGAAATAATACTGTAATATGTACCAAAGTATTTGAATACAAGATTTTTCCTCACGATTCATCGATTTGATTGCACTAATATAATAAACTGTTTGTGCGCACTAAATTCTGTCGTGCACTTTGCTCCATAATTTAACGAAACAGCATCTAGAGATTTTAATTACCCGTTGGTCCTGCGGTATCGGCAATATGCCTGCACAGACAGAAATCAGAGTAACGATCAGTGAACCTATACAGGAAAAGGATTAGTGAACCTATTATACACGAAAAAGAATACAGAAAGATGAAGAATTGTGTAATTACTCGCTCAGGAAGCTGGCACATTCTGCAAGGGGAGCCAGGCCTATCAAGCTGAAAACAAACATCCAGGCCTGCCAACGCAATTTCTCACCATAAGGGCAAAGCCATATTGGAGTAAAAATATAAGGTCTAAAAAGTAGAAAGTTTTCCCGTTGCACTCGACCATTATGATCTTTCACTGCGCACAAACTGCAAACACTATACTCTAGCTCTTGCAGTTCTTTGAAGCAATTCATCGAACAATACCCATGCAGAACTACGCCTCCACAAAGTGTGCTGGCAAGAGTGTACCAATTGCTAATGGTCTGCGTTGCTCACATATGACATACATAAACATTATACAAAGCCTGTCACTGATTCAACAGAAACAAGAATGGTTTACACATTATCTGGCGATTTAAGGGAAAGCACTGATCTGTCAAGAGAACATCAAGAGAACAAGCGCAGTAGAGAGCACGCGGTCATAGCTCCACGAAGAAAGAAATCGACAGCTACAGGGAGCTTCCTACGAGGCTACGATTCCCTTGCTGGCCGTCCACTAGCCCACTAGTTCTTGTTCTTCTGGCAGTAACGTTGAAGGTCCAGGTGATGGGGTTCATCAAGGGGAGACCAACAGAATCTGTCCTGGTAATCCAACACTGTAGATGAACTCTGAATCCGCGAACAAGAAACAAAGAATGGAGGGAGAACGGACTTGGTGCAAAATTGGGAGAACAGAGGGAGGCGTATCCACGGTTCACCTTAAATTCgtggttaccgcggtaaccgatcgaaaattaaaaaaaattgaacaaaatttatttggcaaaatttgaaatttggaaaacaAATCGCGATTCGACTGGTTActgagcggtttttgcgatttattgagcggttttctcaaattttccgtattatcggtaaccgttcggttttctcgatttatcgagcggttttctcgattttcagagaagttcaacaaaaaaaacctaaaaattatctcaattttgtaaaatcaataactaattcatctgagcttcaaatcaagtgaaacaaattttgttggtttccttgtaacatgatctacatgataaaagtatttatactcataaaaagttcaaaattttctatgagaaattgtatttgttaaaccaagttaaatgcatagtttactctttgctaattcaaaaatcatgaaactaattttgttagtattcttacatgatcctatgtcttttaaaaatacatgaactcatgaattagttattgtaacatgcatgattatgtaaatatattgtgactagattaattcataactaacccatcaaacctcaaaaattagtgaaacaactatgatttacgtaggaaaaataatagtagatatgaaaaagttaattacagagctgtttcttaacatattcactttatacttgtgaactttgtaaaaatcatagagaaattaataaaactctaaataaagtgaaatcaattttaaagatcctattaagatacgttttacacaagaaaaatatgtgtttgcatgttaaacgacactatttttgaaaaaaaaaattcacagaaggtcttagaattgtctagttttttttaagattttttttgaagttttttattttttatttcttcgaaatttttgaatttaaattcggttaccgttcggtttctggaACCGAACCGGACTGAGAAGGTCGGTTATCACGATTTTTGCTTGGTTACCGTCGGTTTTTTGAACCATGGGCGTACCTGGAGCTGCTCGATGGGGATGATGGGGGAGGATGTGCAGGCGGCGAGAGCTTGTCGGCATGGACGGTGGCGGGACTTGATGGCTGTGGGATGGATAGACGGCGATGGGACGGCTGGCCTGCGACGGGAATCGCCGGAGAGCTGAATTGGATGAGGGGGCGTGGGGGATCGGGAGTAGGGTTCCAAAATTCGACGGTTACCAATCGGCGAGCAAAAATCGCGTAACCGGTCATCTCGGTCAGGCTCGGTTTTAGAAACCGAACgataaccgaatttgaattcaaaaaataaaaaaaatcaaaaaaaatctttaaaaaaactatacacAATTcgaagaccttctgtgaaaatatttttcaaaaataatgtcatttgcatcatattatatagaggggaagtttgaaaaaaaatgaaaaaagttgaagcgtgcggtTCAgctattaactcatgttaaggaaaagtttaacatgaaaacacatatttttcttgtatataacatatcttaagagaatctttaaaattgatttcaccttatttagagttttattaatttctctataatttttacaaagttcacaagcataaagtgaatatgttaagaaacagcattgtaagtaactttttcatgtctactattatttttactacgtaaataatagtataaatacactaataaaagtggtttcactaatttttgaggtgtgatggatcggttatgaattaatctagtcacaacacatttatacaatcctgcatgttacaataactaattcatgagttcatgtatttttaaaagacataggatcatgtaagaagactaacaaaattagtttcatgatttttggattagcaaagagtaaactatgcatttaacttgatttaacaaatacattttctcatagaaaattttgaacttttttatgagtataaatacttttatcatgtagatcatgttacaaggaaaccaacaaaatttgtttcacttgatttgaagcttagatggattagttattaatttttataagattgagataatttttgggtttttttacttcactgaaaatttgagaaaaccgctcgataaatcgcaaaaaccgctcggtaaccggtccaattcgaccggttaccgagcgtaTAAAATCGTAATTTTTCccccaaattttaaatttattcaaataaattttgtctgaaatttattgaaaattcgagcggttaccgcggtaatcgcaattttcggttaccgccagAGCTCCGGTCGATAACGTAAACCTTGATCGGGAACGATGTGAGGCGCGGATATATCCGGTGGCATTTGTATGTAATTTTGCTATAAATGTATATCCACTCTCATATTTTTAGtccttacaattttttaaaaaatcatatttcCTCTTACTCGTGGATTTTGCCACGATCttaattgtgattttggatTATAAAATGTGAAATCcaattgtttattttttattctaacttttaaaatctataatcTACCATCACAGTAAAAAACAAACAGGTACTGAGTCGATTTTCTCGGACACTGCTAATCAGCGCGCGGACGAGCAGTCGTTCGCACGAACCACCCGACAGTCCTTACATTTCCTTTTTGAAACATTTTCTCTCCCGTCTTCCCATTTTTGAAAAGTACTTTTCTGTTaaaacttttcagaaaagtttTCGctcaaacttttgcaaaaaaaaaactttatgaA includes:
- the LOC133884881 gene encoding uncharacterized protein LOC133884881; this translates as MTKRQAVEALDNSMRDIMGKDVDLHNNIDSVFLMLDANLTDPTYIKLRAILSTQNKCVYTFNMKIIGYFQGDKMPDRDDRLRDFCSPIGNRRILEPYSRSPTPPHPIQLSGDSRRRPAVPSPSIHPTAIKSRHRPCRQALAACTSSPIIPIEQLQAWMFVFSLIGLAPLAECASFLSEHIADTAGPTDGGNRC